In Theileria parva strain Muguga chromosome 4 map unlocalized ctg_529, whole genome shotgun sequence, one DNA window encodes the following:
- a CDS encoding putative trafficking through Golgi family protein — protein MYSLEEYVLNSPLPCVNFVVSDNDQMKIYTLLSTFNKNKGSGKSERFNLRVLDRSDINRPVSKKLNWFQRISKEPTCVVYCTDWQNYKVESSKNLNPDSFSDPNLVDILSGTVGIPSNFGRERRSSGKSFDPESFLDQNVYRVTSKQLEKLIRDDIDHFLVPMRKVNATKTIPHKFLFLVNLNKSVKNPNKVIGSLKSLDPAEVCAVCVSCGPTDINTKLEKLEQMIYETSISYYEKKIKKLGKTMANLKAQITGNLTEVTELYFTLLNFKIAYFSELISNRKDAHAKYSACWSNLKQMDSSISVIDKTSLSFHVCIRILDYLFYSGDLLEYHNVYKEFELFINRLIYDKFRGLYYNLLYLMNYFIGFKLETVSLNDKNSKQFLLNSSNYYKWALHFLILLRTEINKFNSENVDNNVMAYHVAGNFNSIFYYEDQDYVDQYDKEGGKNELTEEELKLLDDQFESETVRLVMKVFGIYKGFNYPSHLLYIYDTLGDSFFLHGNYKESFNIYLSIIRHIVYKINFNETYSSVVNKYSNFIPVDPDVSSELESNWDKITDSVISLENTNKDNSVANNKSAGVYEIDYVEVINMFMYSELSHEGLFPVLFHKVLSKLILSLVNILEIGKFPEILLKLSNLSVPKYNPKNQLNSGSAYMAVYKLVLIKSLITFISISTEEHDLIDYLNDTINLFSARKSDQPNQLVDLDDENELEIDMMESYVLLSKNVISQYAYKFESERIEVLISFETDVDLDLQFYEGFLDTSEGILRFYHDKSEYLPEAFVVYCNNVGNERREMVQLPNNTRIILIISLPFYTLKRLRINGVVLKSLYLKLLVNAVILTNKYFTNEFTSVSVFRDLDRKVRIGNYSSRLITGERPSRYLSHDGDGERILNMIYLSCNNYVSDVVDKELSAMDKAKELKIMNLNMKMKIFVKNMVKKFMSPITIVLLFNHKFRQLYTQYSYQLHVNDCEFYVFGETDAGYVISKTNIVDFDLEDSLMDLDYENLEIKLDSSKSHPKDILYHLTNDKDCVTRPQQFDEEVLNYINIYSSNYDVYIIYGLININNIETQNVKLELFINDKNHNTQNITSGNSVSNVDNNNTKDNTNSVLESLDDKLLSLYVRKLDVDLRDLVNVNVNYKYYNNSNMMLYIDLVNNSEIVYELVNVNILYNNHVLISNTEGKLYGYKNRIESDQSVNLIYIIKNYQNYQSLGDNTVQVQITNYVRQELKYPFNCMEQFLKHTINKFVKVEKLNNKIQLLLKHRNIVHLGEPFELHAEIINNTNNTIEYVVFLDECEDRVYIISGPLSLNLVALPRSSDTLSWRIVATKCEPFKLPIVRVSNKLDSGPTREVKSEPCQIYVVPRGTPALVNSPGIQGIS, from the exons ATGTATAGTTTAGAGGAGTATGTGTTGAATTCTCCCCTTCCTTGCGTCAATTTTGTCGTTTCTGACAATGACCAGatgaaaatttacacattactcTCTACTTTTAATAAGAACAAAGGCTCTGGAAAATCTGAGCGCTTCAATCTCAGAGTTCTTGACAGATCTGACATTAACCGACCTGTTTCAAAGAAGTTAAACTGGTTCCAAAGAATCTCCAAGGAGCCAACTTGCGTAGTATATTGTACTGATTGGCAAAATTATAAGGTAGAGTCTAGTAAGAACCTGAATCCGGACTCATTTTCTGACCCAAATTTGGTGGATATATTGTCAGGAACAGTTGGGATTCCCTCGAATTTTGGCCGGGAAAGGAGGAGCAGCGGGAAGAGCTTTGATCCAGAATCATTCCTGGACCAAAATGTGTACAGAGTAACTAGTAAACAGCTGGAGAAGTTAATAAGGGATGATATTGACCATTTTTTAGTTCCAATGAGGAAGGTTAATGCAACTAAAACAATCCCTCACAAGTTTTTATTCCTGGTAAACTTGAACAAGAGTGTTAAAAATCCCAACAAAGTGATTGGGAGTTTGAAGAGTTTGGACCCTGCCGAAGTTTGTGCGGTTTGTGTTTCCTGTGGTCCCACAGATATTAACACTAAGCTGGAGAAACTTGAGCAAATGATATACGAAACCTCAATCTCATACTATGAGAAGAAGATTAAGAAGTTAGGCAAAACTATGGCAAATTTAAAGGCACAAATTACAGGAAATTTAACTGAGGTTACGGAGCTCTACTTCACCcttttaaactttaaaatcgCATACTTTTCAGAACTTATCTCAAACCGTAAAGACGCACATGCTAAGTATTCAGCGTGTTggtcaaatttaaaacagaTGGATTCAAGTATTTCAGTGATTGATAAAACTAGCCTTTCATTCCATGTTTGCATCAGAATATTGGATTACCTGTTTTACTCAGGTGATTTGCTAGAGTATCACAATGTATACAAAGAGTTCGAGCTTTTCATTAATCGCCTAATTTATGATAAGTTTAGAGGtttgtattataatttgttgtatttaatgaattattttattggTTTTAAACTGGAGACTGTGTCATTAAATGACAAGAACTCCAAACAATTTCTGTTAAACTCTTCAAACTATTACAAATGGGCATTGCACTTTCTTATACTCTTACGTACAGAAATCAACAAGTTTAACTCTGAAAATGtggataataatgtaatggCATACCATGTTGCAGGGaattttaatagtatattcTATTACGAGGATCAAGACTATGTAGATCAGTATGATAAGGAGGGTGGAAAAAATGAGTTAACTGAGGAGGAGCTGAAGCTTTTGGATGACCAGTTTGAGTCTGAGACTGTTAGACTTGTGATGAAGGTGTTTGGGATTTACAAAGGATTCAACTATCCAAGCCACTTGTTGTATATTTATGACACCTTGGGCGATTCATTCTTTCTCCACGGAAATTATAAGGAATCATTTAACATATATCTCAGCATCATAAGACATATtgtttacaaaattaactttaacgAAACATATTCCTCAGTTGTTAATAAGTActcaaattttatacctGTTGATCCTGATGTGAGCAGTGAGTTGGAAAGTAATTGGGATAAAATAACCGATAGTGTTATTAGTTTAGAGAATACTAACAAAGATAACTCTGTAGCGAACAATAAATCGGCTGGAGTGTATGAGATTGACTATGTGGAGGTGATTAACATGTTTATGTATAGTGAATTATCCCACGAAGGTTTGTTCCCAGTTCTATTCCATAAGGTTTTATCGAAGCTTATTTTGTCATTGGTTAATATACTAGAGATTGGCAAATTCCCTGAAATTCTACTCAAATTGTCAAATCTTTCAGTCCCAAAATATAATCCTAAAAATCAACTCAACTCAGGCTCAGCATATATGGCAGTTTATAAATTAGTATTAATCAAGTCTTTGATTACATTCATATCGATTTCCACCGAAGAACATGATCTAATTGATTATCTAAACGacactattaatttattttccgCCCGTAAATCTGATCAACCCAATCAATTAGTTGATTTagatgatgaaaatgaattaGAGATTGATATGATGGAATCCTATGTACTATTGAGTAAGAATGTGATCAGTCAGTACGcttataaatttgaatctGAGAGAATAGAAGTGTTGATTAGTTTTGAGACAGACGTTGATTTGGATTTACAGTTTTATGAGGGATTTTTGGACACTTCAGAAGGCATTTTGCGTTTTTACCACGACAAATCGGAGTACTTACCTGAGGCGTTTGTAGTTTACTGTAATAACGTTGGTAATGAAAGACGTGAAATGGTACAACTCCCCAACAACACTCggataatattgataataaGTTTGCCGTTTTACACTCTGAAGAGGCTTAGAATTAATGGAGTGGTTCTTAAATCTTTATACTTAAAGTTGTTAGTAAATGCAGTCATTCTCACGAATAAGTACTTCACAAATGAGTTTACGAGTGTAAGCGTGTTTAGAGATTTGGATAGAAAAGTCAGGATTGGTAATTATTCTAGTAGATTAATCACTGGCGAGAGGCCATCCCGATATTTGTCACATGATGGAGATGGTGAGCGTATTCTTAACATGATTTACCTATCATGTAATAATTACGTCTCAGACGTTGTTGACAAGGAACTTAGTGCTATGGATAAGGCGAAGGAACTCAAGATCATGAACCTGAACatgaagatgaagattTTTGTGAAAAATATGGTCAAAAAGTTTATGTCACCCATCACAATCgtattactatttaatCATAAGTTCAGACAATTATACACCCAATACTCATATCAACTACAT GTTAATGATTGTGAGTTTTATGTATTTGGCGAGACTGACGCGGGGTATGTAATTAGTAAGACGAATATTGTGGATTTTGACCTTGAGGATAGTTTGATGGATTTAGATTACGAAAACTTGGAAATTAAACTTGATAGCTCAAAATCACACCCTAAGGATATTCTTTATCACTTAACCAATGATAAAGATTGTGTAACCCGTCCGCAACAATTTGATGAAGAGGTTTTAAACTACATTAACATTTATAGTAGTAATTATGACGTTTACATCATCTACGGcttaattaacattaataacATCGAAACACAAAATGTTAAACTTGAACTCTttattaatgataaaaatcataATACTCAAAACATTACTAGTGGTAATAGTGTCAGTAATgtggataataataatactaaggACAATACTAATAGTGTTTTGGAGAGTTTggatgataaattattgtcATTGTATGTTAGGAAACTTGATGTTGATTTGAGGGATTTAGTTAATGTTAATGTTAACTACAAGTATTACAATAACTCAAACATGATGTTGTATATTGATCTAGTTAACAACTCTGAAATTGTTTATGAACTTGTAAACGTTAACATACTGTACAATAATCACGTTTTAATCTCAAATACAGAAG GAAAGTTGTATGGGTATAAGAATAGGATTGAGTCTGACCAGAGTGTGAACTtgatatatataataaagaatTACCAAAACTATCAAAGCCTTGGAGATAACACAGTCCAGGTACAAATTACCAATTACGTAAGACAGGAGCTGAAATACCCTTTTAACTGTATGGAACAGTTCTTAAAGCATACCATAAAT aaatttgtaaaaGTTGAGAAACTCAACAATAAAATCCAACTACTACTCAAGCATAGGAACATAGTCCACTTGGGAGAACCCTTCGAACTACATGCtgaaattatcaataaCACCAACAACACAATT GAGTATGTGGTATTTTTGGACGAGTGTGAGGATAGAGTGTACATAATTTCAGGACCGTTAAGTTTAAACTTGGTGGCTCTTCCGAGATCTTCGGATACCCTGAGTTGGAGAATTGTTGCTACAAA GTGTGAGCCATTTAAGTTACCAATTGTAAGAGTTTCAAATAAGCTTGATTCTGGACCTACACGTGAAGTAAAATCAGAGCCTTGCCAAATCTACGTGGTGCCCCGAGGAACACCTGCcct agtAAATTCACCAGGAATCCAGGGAATTTCGTGA
- the ZRANB3 gene encoding SNF2 family protein codes for MSETLGSDSVFSFGKHKGRTFMYVYNNDVGYVNWIRSLPDPSGKLLEFLNFTKQYEMCKSPENTPKDSTQIQQESTKCVSTNYLSGLLSPNIGTVTLESSFSSRKQDITPLKSYNTTNNNTVNKLVANNNVNNLTTKLSDDKNSLNDKSSDILDEIRLDEISKKRKIMENPTPNDVTFSRDKDFESEKSLLSPSLKYMLDILTAEQKKTIDSNTDGDDNINTDNGIEIDGLLALVLYSEDEFYLSYSRNKSQFGFWSCYIPNEVSEIISKMGLTSNVRNLGKERCITYKASDYNTVLKGLRSALKDKNAVEPIPNFVLRVFPSFIPFSRDFNLEEKTRQILSGRQDDYTRENMVNLSKLIGDELWSQLMPFQRQGVYFGLAKNGRVLIGDEMGLGKTLQALAIAAFYNNDWPLLIICPSSLRFQWMDQCLTWLPHLVDEYQILMVMSSKPFTTTESKRKKSKNLFDFDDFDTYYAYNNSNTTVKTKTKSKGMDLELLDMYKVVIISYDLMVRIKELKEFKVVICDESHYLKNKASQRSKRVVPVLKSAKRVILLSGTPALNFPSELFEQISSIIPGFSSSHLFIDRYCKKRTNWFTKRIEYVDSKHTNELHLFLISTVMIRRLKNDVLTQLPPKIRSKIPIEIPEKLVKTTKVMLEKFSSLKSNALFNNLDSDSGSTPDSELGSKRPKIKIGPGKDRIENYYNVVMEHLNSFGDGDEMGYKEGDVKRAHMSLMAKLFQLTGESKTKGVCKYIEEILENQNKFIIFAHHMFMMDAIEDTLRSKKVGYIRIDGSTKMNDRAKLVNLFQNTNESTKHEGKVDKVEDEDSPDYTVRVALLSLTSCGVGLNLTSSSTVIFAELYWVPGVLLQAEDRVHRIGTKFNKININYLIAQNSVEEVMWKVINKKYKTVTSTLDGETGTLSLLTNNKKKNYEQTTLDLQPKK; via the exons atgagtGAAACATTGGGATCTGACAGTGTTTTCAGCTTCGGAAAGCATAAAGGGCGGACTTTCATGTACGTCTATAACAACGATGTGGGCTATGTGAACTGGATTCGGTCGCTGCCTGATCCCTCTGGAAAATTACTTGAATTTCTGAATTTTACAAAACAATATGAAATGTGCAAAAGTCCGGAAAATACTCCTAAAGATTCCACGCAAATTCAACAAGAATCAACCAAATGTGTTTCAACCAACTATCTTTCAGGTCTTTTATCGCCAAATATTGGAACTGTGACTTTGGAATCCTCTTTTTCCTCTAGAAAACAAGATATTACACCTCTTAAATCTTATAATACtaccaataataatactgttaacaaGCTTGTTgctaataataatgtgaataatttgacTACTAAGTTGAGTGATGATAAGAACAGTTTGAATGATAAGTCAAGTGATATTTTGGATGAAATAAGATTAGATGAGATAAGTAAGAAGAGAAAAATAATGGAAAATCCTACACCGAATGATGTTACATTTAGTAGAGATAAGGACTTTGAGTCTGAAAAGTCCTTGCTATCACCCTCACTCAAATATATGCTTGACATTCTGACAGCAGAACAAAAGAAAACCATTGACAGTAATACCGATGGtgatgataatattaacacagATAACGGTATTGAGATTGACGGATTGCTGGCTTTGGTTTTGTATTCTGAGGATGAGTTCTATTTATCCTATAGTAGAAACAAGAGCCAATTTGGCTTTTGGTCTTGTTACATTCCAAATGAAGTAAGTGAAATAATATCTAAAATGGGTTTAACATCGAATGTGCGTAATCTAGGGAAGGAAAGATGTATTACGTATAAAGCCTCTGATTATAATACTGTTTTAAAAGGTTTACGCTCTGCACTGAAGGATAAAAATGCAGTTGAACCTATTCCGAACTTTGTGCTAAGGGTATTCCCCAGTTTTATACCATTTTCCCGTGATTTTAACCTTGAAGAGAAGACTAGGCAGATACTGTCCGGACGGCAGGATGACTACACTAGGGAGAATATGGTGAATTTGAGCAAGTTGATTGGTGACGAGTTATGGAGTCAGTTAATGCCTTTTCAACGCCAGGGTGTATACTTTGGGCTTGCCAAGAACGGCAGAGTCTTGATTGGTGACGAGATGGGTCTGGGTAAAACCCTTCAAGCACTTGCTATTGCAGCCTTTTATAACAATGATTGGCCGCTTCTAATCATATGCCCCTCTTCACTCAGATTCCAGTGGATGGATCAATGCCTCACATGGCTGCCGCACCTCGTGGATGAGTACCAAATTCTCATGGTTATGTCTTCCAAGCCCTTTACAACTACCGAGAGTAAGCGTAAAAAGAGCAAAAATCTGTTTGATTTTGATGATTTCGATACTTACTATGCCTacaataatagtaatactaCTGTAAAAACTAAAACTAAGAGTAAGGGCATGGATCTTGAATTGTTGGACATGTATAAAGTAGTAATAATATCATATGACCTGATGGTGAGAATAAAGGAGTTGAAGGAGTTTAAGGTCGTGATATGTGACGAATCGCATTACTTGAAGAATAAGGCTTCTCAGAGGTCAAAGAGGGTTGTTCCAGTGTTGAAATCCGCAAAACgtgttattttactcaGTGGAACACCAGCTTTAAACTTTCCTAGTGAACTTTTTGAACAGATCTCGTCTATAATTCCGGGGTTTTCTAGCAGTCACCTGTTCATTGACAGATACTGCAAGAAGAGGACAAACTGGTTCACCAAACGCATTGAATACGTTGATTCAAAACATACCAACGAATTACACTTGTTTTTAATCAGCACCGTGATGATAAGAAGACTTAAGAATGATGTGTTAACTCAGCTACCGCCTAAAATTAGGTCCAAAATACCCATTGAAATTCCTGAAAAACTTGTTAAAACTACTAAAGTCATGCTTGAAAAGTTCTCCTCTCTTAAAAGTAACGCactttttaataatttagataGTGATAGTGGCTCAACTCCGGACTCTGAACTTGGTAGTAAACGTCCAAAGATAAAGATAGGCCCTGGTAAAGATAGGATAGAGAATTACTACAATGTGGTCATGGAGCATTTGAATAGTTTTGGTGATGGCGATGAGATGGGCTATAAAGAAGGCGATGTTAAGAGGGCTCACATGTCACTGATGGCAAAGCTGTTTCAACTTACAGGTGAGAGTAAAACTAAGGGAGTGTGTAAGTATATTGAAGAAATACTGGAAAATCAAAACaagtttattatattcGCACATCACATGTTCATGATGGATGCCATTGAAGATACTTTAAGGAGCAAGAAAGTTGGATATATTCGCATTGATGGCTCTACTAAAATGAACGATCGTGCCAAACTTGTAAACCTCTTTCAAAATACGA atgAATCAACGAAACACGAAGGTAAGGTGGATAAAGTGGAAGATGAAGATTCTCCGGACTACACTGTCAGAGTGGCTTTGTTAAGTCTGACTAGTTGTGGAGTTGGTTTGAATTTGACGAGTTCATCAACTGTCATATTCGCCGAGCTTTACTGGGTTCCAGGTGTTCTTTTGCAGGCTGAGGACCGGGTTCATAGGATCGGTACAAAATTCAACAAGATCAACATAAACTACTTGATAGCTCAAAACTCTGTTGAAGAAGTTATGTGGAAAGTCATTAACaaaaagtataaaactGTAACCTCTACATTGGACGGTGAAACTGGAACACTGTCTCTGCTCACCAATAACAAGAAGAAAAACTATGAACAAACTACTCTGGATCTACAACCTAAGAAATAA
- a CDS encoding putative integral membrane protein: MVFFSKKHGIYSSKLTLHVYSIALQCMMGVRMILCSPNLGDLSLVFKVRSLQDVYELGFDLLQYGGIAHIGLALLTLGGVFLTYFFVSLFRIPMIVVSMIQGSFCSTTALVCVYFLQKGYSNVNKLVDYLATTGSYLGFDLKKTDMLVDKRPELFFIGVLATMASSMYSRAQCISGDDSCPETMINAPSLTIGLAISFALIAPCRDYRIVILGVIWLLACIVGEVITTIGSFKILKFVNYTLIIVHFSMFVFSLVTIIHCVRIYTHGRLDYSSYISLVRGEINNYVGDYVNEHSEALKSYVNYDTVKGYFHNLTTQHTDEQINLYMGNGNFLLVVILLCTVNTVFTLIATLYMLFKFFDIFSDGKEKDKSKKTSKKTPRDDRSFCVVIDQG; this comes from the coding sequence ATGGTGTTTTTTTCGAAGAAGCACGGGATTTATAGTTCGAAGCTGACGCTTCATGTGTACAGCATAGCTCTACAATGCATGATGGGCGTTAGGATGATTTTGTGTTCCCCGAACTTAGGAGACTTGAGTTTGGTCTTTAAAGTGAGATCACTTCAAGACGTTTATGAGTTGGGATTTGACCTTTTACAATATGGTGGAATTGCCCATATCGGATTAGCACTACTGACACTGGGCGGTGTCTTCCTAACCTATTTCTTTGTGAGCCTTTTCAGGATTCCAATGATTGTGGTTTCAATGATTCAAGGCTCATTTTGCAGTACCACGGCCTTAGTCTGCGTGTACTTCTTGCAAAAGGGCTATtctaatgttaataaattagttgaCTACTTGGCAACTACTGGCAGTTATTTGGGATTTGACCTCAAGAAAACGGACATGCTTGTGGATAAACGACCAGAACTGTTTTTCATTGGAGTTCTAGCCACAATGGCCTCATCAATGTATTCTCGTGCGCAGTGTATAAGTGGCGACGATTCCTGCCCCGAAACTATGATCAACGCACCCAGTCTTACAATTGGTCTTGCAATTTCATTTGCCCTCATTGCCCCTTGTAGAGACTACAGGATTGTGATTTTAGGTGTAATTTGGCTCTTGGCTTGCATCGTAGGTGAAGTTATCACAACCATAGGGAGCTTCAAGATTCTCAAATTCGTtaactacacattaatCATTGTTCACTTTTCGATGTTCGTGTTTTCACTGGTAACAATCATACATTGTGTCCGAATTTACACTCACGGGAGACTGGATTACTCTTCGTACATCTCACTTGTTAGGGgtgaaataaataattatgttgGAGACTACGTTAATGAGCACTCTGAGGCCTTGAAAAGTTACGTTAATTACGATACTGTTAAGGGTTATTTCCATAATCTAACAACTCAACATACTGATGAACAAATCAACCTTTATATGGGAAATGGGAATTTCTTGCTCGTGGTCATCCTCTTATGtactgttaacactgtttTTACTTTAATTGCAACTCTGTACATGTTGTTCAAGTTCTTTGACATTTTCAGCGACGGAAAAGAAAAGGACAAGTCCAAGAAAACATCAAAGAAAACGCCCAGGGATGATAGGAGCTTCTGTGTCGTTATTGACCAAGGATGA